The following proteins are encoded in a genomic region of Tigriopus californicus strain San Diego chromosome 6, Tcal_SD_v2.1, whole genome shotgun sequence:
- the LOC131881811 gene encoding uncharacterized protein LOC131881811 (The sequence of the model RefSeq protein was modified relative to this genomic sequence to represent the inferred CDS: added 29 bases not found in genome assembly), whose amino-acid sequence MKSIAIFALVFGLATAGTISNYPSMPSGGGGSGSGGYGGSDGGSGGYGGGYEKPKCRDVYDTVQENQCEPYTERVCQTTQKETCQDVADQNCRAITTTKQIRKCFDVSENICSLKEQVKFDTIQVGFTVQKCRKVKERVCDTVYETR is encoded by the exons ATTTGGCCTCGCCACTGCCGGCACCATTAGCAACTACCCCTCTATGCCAAGTGGAGGCGGTGGCTCCGGATCTGGTGGCTATGGAGGAAGCGACGGTGGGAGTGGGGGGTATGGTGGTGGGTATGAAAAGCCCAAGTGCCGTGACGTCTACGATACTGTCCAGGAGAATCAATGCGAGCCCTACACTGAACGCGTTTGCCAAACCACCCAAAAGGAGACATGCCAGGATGTGGCTGATCAGAACTGCCGtgccatcaccaccaccaagcAGATCCGGAAATGCTTTGACGTGTCCGAGAACATTTGCAGCTTGAAGGAGCAGGTCAAATTCGACACGATCCAGGTTGGATTTACTGTCCAGAAATGCCGCAAGGTCAAAG AACGTGTGTGTGATACCGTCTATGAAACCAGATGA
- the LOC131881786 gene encoding dentin sialophosphoprotein-like has translation MFAFKIALVACVTFIHVSTLPISERHAHPSPLTHYRGSHGGRSPYFRPLNRYPQAYSRHPYSPQIYSPHPYSHRPQRYRSKPVFDPYTRRFKITPSDSDRYDARERGRGRYRSRDDYRERNYYGENEGPRYERDNFREREESEVEEREGGRGSSGTSREEEDHDHDHDEDHDHDHNHDEDHDHDHDHDHDHDHEVDHEPSLSERDEASNERHTHEDDRGRQNTRGSGSSGFNQERRGRPNVEFKGGSGERRQDTREPDSSRFRTKYDRNNVDEDNVDFRQETRGFGSSGFRSKFDRDNLDQDVEETRGSESSGGAQNEYERNRQLFEQQRDSRRHQDQPQGFRTNDQTSNRNFGGQGQKRGTGRATLNQDTREVNQEGDQRNRFDYVVRHQTNARGSGSGSSGSSNFDQGSTRYQGGSSQRQSQRFDLPSSSSSSFNQNGNQRRDRESDSKTTFNLFGLDEPRQPREEGSNVKKFHYDKTQSLQMAQEAERKEQEAERRQQDFQFFNVFGDDPFQVQGSDVRDNDFNPQTTTYGPFQEVEPNSPVVTGSDPGRSQPAANNILGTPVSPFQPSVDDRESCPTEANWEINGKKFLITALEPRCPHMSWSDAVDFCRKSARMQAVSFQLEKRRQQIQAIMTLIMNPDTKMDAFWTAGVVSHPMSDRDPILVEWSTGKEEVRPGTKYWARTGLGGLAQPDNYYYRTSPEEGLDEACAAVHRDATGQPKLHDELCTQKYPVVCETSYAMPGDMMGGMLS, from the exons ATGTTTGCATTCAAGATTGCCCTTGTGGCCTGTGTGACCTTTATTCACGTTTCTACCTTACCAATTTCGGAAAGGCATGCTCATCCGAGCCCGTTGACTCATTATAGAGGCTCGCATGGTGGCCGGTCACCGTATTTCAGACCTCTTAATCGATACCCACAAGCCTACTCACGCCATCCATACTCTCCTCAAATCTACTCGCCCCATCCATACTCTCATCGGCCGCAACGATATCGTTCCAAACCCGTATTTGATCCCTACACTCGAAGGTTTAAAATTACACCTTCCGATTCGGACCGTTATGACGCGCGAGAGCGAGGTCGGGGTCGATATCGCTCAAGAGATGATTACCGTGAGCGAAATTACTATGGTGAGAACGAGGGACCAAGATACGAACGAGACAACttcagagaaagagaggagagtGAAGTAGAGgaaagggagggaggaaggggTTCTTCAGGGACGTCTCGTGAAGAGGAAGACCATGATCACGACCATGATGAAGACCACGATCACGACCATAACCATGATGAAGACCACGATCACGACCATGACCATGACCACGATCACGACCATGAAGTAGACCATGAGCCGAGCCTCAGTGAGCGAGACGAGGCCAGTAATGAGCGACACACCCATGAAGATGATCGGGGGCGTCAAAACACACGCGGATCTGGTTCGTCTGGTTTCAATCAAGAACGAAGAGGTCGACCTAATGTTGAGTTTAAAGGAGGATCGGGGGAAAGACGCCAAGATACCAGAGAGCCTGATTCGTCTAGATTCCGTACTAAATATGATCGGAACAATGTGGACGAGGACAATGTCGATTTTAGGCAAGAGACTCGCGGTTTCGGCTCGTCGGGTTTTCGCTCAAAGTTTGATAGGGACAATTTAGATCAAGATGTTGAAGAAACCAGAGGATCTGAGTCTTCTGGAGGAGCTCAAAATGAATACGAACGCAACCGACAGCTCTTCGAACAACAAAGAGACTCTAGACGCCACCAAGATCAACCACAAGGATTTCGAACAAATGATCAAACCTCGAACAGAAACTTTGGTGGACAAGGACAAAAACGAGGGACTGGCCGAGCGACCTTAAACCAAGACACAAGGGAGGTGAACCAAGAAGGTGACCAAAGAAACCGATTTGACTATGTTGTGCGCCACCAAACAAACGCAAGAGGCTCTGGCTCTGGTTCCAGCGGATCGTCAAACTTCGACCAAGGCTCGACCCGTTACCAAGGCGGTTCCAGCCAGCGCCAGTCGCAGAGATTCGATTTGCCTTCATCTTCCAGTTCTTCATTTAACCAAAATGGAAATCAACGTCGCGATCGGGAATCTGATTCAAAGACCACTTTTAACTTATTTGGATTAGATGAGCCGCGGCAGCCTCGGGAAGAAGGTTCAAATGTGAAGAAATTCCATTATGACAAGACCCAGTCCTTGCAAATGGCACAAGAGGCTGAGAGGAAGGAGCAGGAAGCAGAAAGGAGGCAACAGGACTTCCAATTCTTCAACGTGTTTGGCGACGATCCATTTCAGGTCCAAGGCTCCGATGTAAGAGACAACGATTTTAATCCACAGACCACAACATACGGACCTTTCCAAGAAGTGGAACCTAACTCTCCTGTTGTAACGGGTTCAGATCCCGGGAGATCCCAACCAGCCGCAA ACAACATCCTTGGCACGCCTGTGTCTCCATTCCAACCATCCGTTGACGACCGTGAGAGTTGCCCCACCGAGGCAAATTGGGAAATCAACGGCAAAAAGTTTCTGATCACTGCCCTGGAGCCGAGATGTCCACATATGAGCTGGTCTGATGCTGTGGATTTCTGCCGCAAATCTGCCCGCATGCAAGCCGTTTCCTTCCAATTGGAAAAGAGGCGACAACAGATTCAAGCAATCATGACCCTGATCATGAACCCTGATACCAAAATGGACGCCTTCTGGACGGCTGGTGTCGTGAGTCATCCAATGTCAGATAG AGATCCAATTCTGGTCGAGTGGAGCACCGGAAAGGAAGAAGTCCGACCTGGCACCAAATATTGGGCTCGCACGGGTTTGGGTGGCTTGGCCCAACCGGATAATTACTATTACAGAACAAGTCCGGAGGAAGGATTGGATGAAGCTTGCGCCGCTGTCCACAGAGATGCAACCGGCCAACCCAAACTGCATGACGAGCTTTGCACCCAAAAGTATCCTGTTGTGTGCGAAACGTCTTATGCTATGCCAGGAGACATGATGGGCGGAATGTTGTCGTGA
- the LOC131881787 gene encoding pancreatic triacylglycerol lipase-like, translating to MKSRNRYSTSVIKLSQDIVLMSVLLIMSDHSAKMSSQACLSHNHQVTPTLESRSLNLDRRRILQQCFGKFGCYSVDHPWFSSHRPLSFFPKSPKVMKSYFFLYTRHNPIHLNLLKLEDARSVQMSHFDPSKMTFILTHGYFEHGHAAWLQRMKTELLVNGDYNVIILDWLTGSGPPYSQATANTRLIGVMGGHLMAFLKTHANLDLYKVHCIGHSLGAHVCGYLGSYLKNDLQLELGRITGLDPAEPNFEFTDPLVRLDPSDAYFVDVIHTDGNPITKMGLGLFQPSGHLDFYPNGGKVMYGCDAPMMKTLEQEHGNMAAAFRRVVGCNHFRAYEYFIESINSKCPFTAVECPSWEKFASGECNGCLTDGDPYSCDYMGFYAFTKLKGKRPEKENRALFILTAENEPFCAYHYRVTIKLSDTKESFIQGGDRGNFLMVLNGDNQASTRLQLNKQETFFEPGRTYHFMTTTGDLGHVHSADLIWEYALHPFNPLTWRLRSESRMFVNRVEIEQFGHKHKHTFCAQDKPFLPKKPKRVIWRPTCRENAPDPGSSFLGSLLNADPIGNAQQAINFVNPLNMNPLNGLASITGVFSGFRATMLNMGPSLRRMGLTVMRSDPVRRILESESKGPETP from the exons ATGAAATCGCGCAACCGATACTCGACATCTGTGATAAAACTGTCCCAGGACATTGTCCTGATGAGTGTACTCCTCATTATGTCAGATCATTCTGCGAAGATGTCATCCCAAGCATGTTTATCTCACAACCATCAAGTCACACCGACATTAGAGTCCAGATCCCTGAATTTGGATCGCCGGCGAATCCTTCAGCAATGCTTTGGGAAATTTGGGTGCTATTCAGTGGACCACCCTTGGTTCTCTAGTCATCGTCCCTTGAGCTTCTTTCCAAAGTCGCCCAAAGTGATGAAATCCTATTTCTTTCTCTACACGAGACACaatccaattcatttgaatcTTCTGAAACTTGAGGATGCACGAAGTGTACAAATGAGCCATTTTGATCCGAGCAA AATGACCTTTATCTTGACCCACGGATATTTCGAACACGGCCATGCGGCTTGGCTCCAGCGGATGAAGACCGAGTTGTTGGTGAACGGTGACTACAATGTGATAATTCTGGACTGGCTGACCGGCTCAGGCCCGCCTTATAGCCAAGCTACGGCCAACACGAGGCTCATCGGAGTCATGGGAGGACACTTGATGGCCTTCCTCAAGACCCATGCCAACCTTGACTTGTACAAAGTCCACTGCATTGGACACTCTCTAGGGGCCCATGTCTGCGG GTACCTGGGCAGCTACCTCAAGAACGATTTGCAACTAGAATTGGGTCGGATCACGGGTTTGGATCCGGCTGAGCCGAACTTTGAGTTCACGGACCCTTTGGTCAGATTGGACCCGTCGGATGCCTACTTTGTGGACGTGATCCACACGGATGGCAACCCTATTACCAAAATGGGTCTGGGCCTGTTTCAGCCCTCCGGTCATTTGGATTTCTATCCCAATGGTGGGAAGGTCATGTATGGTTGTGATGCCCCTATGATGAAAACCTTGGAACAG GAGCACGGGAATATGGCGGCCGCTTTTCGAAGGGTCGTCGGTTGCAACCACTTTCGTGCCTATGAATACTTCATCGAGTCCATCAACTCCAAATGTCCTTTTACCGCGGTCGAATGTCCAAGTTGGGAAAAGTTCGCCTCTGGAGAATGCAATGG ATGCTTGACCGATGGAGACCCATATTCTTGTGACTACATGGGATTCTATGCATTCACGAAGCTTAAGGGCAAAcggcccgagaaagaaaaccGAGCTCTGTTCATATTGACGGCCGAGAACGAACCTTTCTGTGCTTACCATTATCGGGTCACCATCAAGTTGAGCGACACCAAAGAAAGTTTCATCCAAGGAGGAGATCG GGGCAATTTTCTCATGGTCTTGAACGGGGATAATCAAGCGTCCACGCGATTGCAGCTCAATAAACAGGAAACTTTCTTTGAGCCAGGTCGAACCTATCATTTCATGACCACCACAGGGGACCTCGGTCATGTTCACTCAGCGGATTTGATCTGGGAGTATGCTCTTCATCCTTTCAACCCATTGACCTGGCGATTGAGATCCGAGTCAAGAATGTTTGTGAACAG AGTTGAAATCGAGCAATTTGGCCACAAGCATAAGCACACCTTTTGTGCCCAAGATAAGCCTTTCCTGCCGAAAAAGCCCAAGCGTGTGATCTGGAGGCCCACTTGTCGCGAGAACGCGCCCGACCCTGGTTCCAGTTTCTTGGGATCCCTACTCAATGCCGACCCGATTGGCAATGCTCAACAGGCCATTAACTTTGTCAATCCATTGAACATGAATCCATTGAATGGGTTGGCTTCCATCACCGGTGTATTCTCGGGCTTCCGAGCCACAATGCTAAATATGGGCCCAAGCTTGAGACGAATGGGATTAACAGTCATGAGGAGTGACCCAGTCAGAAGGATTCTCGAATCCGAATCAAAAGGACCCGAGACACCATAA
- the LOC131881788 gene encoding uncharacterized protein LOC131881788 encodes MVSALKILMSFLVLCSAEGLNQKRKTTFPFQVVYNDDPNYKDHSLYSPTFNTDYVPNHKRNNETHTEIIFVNHHQAAPLPDSFPDLSHFVYEYDYPWEDIKDDFDANENYIEQEISTRPPTVPQNIQESFFKDFDEPVHFAPIQKICEHSSANAQPTCFGYATSPT; translated from the exons ATGGTTTCTGCACTCAAAATCTTAATG AGTTTTTTGGTCCTATGTTCGGCTGAAGGGTTAAATCAAAAGAGGAAGACGACCTTTCCTTTCCAAGTAGTGTACAATGACGACCCAAATTATAAAGACCACAGCCTTTATTCACCAACTTTCAACACTGATTACGTGCCCAATCACAAGCGGAACAATGAGACACATACCGAAATCATATTTGTGAACCATCATCAAGCAGCCCCTCTTCCGGATAGCTTTCCGGATTTGAGTCACTTCGTGTATGAGTATGACTATCCATGGGAGGATATCAAGGATGACTTTGACGCCAATGAGAATTACATTGAACAGGAGATCTCAACGAGACCTCCGACAGTGCCTCAAAACATCCAAGAGTCATTCTTCAAAGACTTTGATGAACCTGTTCATTTTGCACCAATTCAAAAG ATATGTGAGCATTCCTCGGCCAACGCCCAACCAACTTGTTTTGGATACGCAACCTCCCCCACCTAA